One window of the Camelus ferus isolate YT-003-E chromosome 12, BCGSAC_Cfer_1.0, whole genome shotgun sequence genome contains the following:
- the CNPY2 gene encoding protein canopy homolog 2 → MKGWGWLALLLGALLGTAWARRSQDLHCGACRALVDELEWEIARVDPKKTIQMGSFRINPDGSQSVVEVPYARSEAHLTELLEEVCDRMKEYGEQIDPSTHRKNYVRVVGRNGESSELDLQGIRIDSDISGTLKFACESIVEEYEDELIEFFSREADNVKDKLCSKRTDLCDHALHISHDEL, encoded by the exons ATGAAAGGCTGGGGTTGGCTGGCCCTGCTTCTAGGGGCCCTGCTGGGAACTGCCTGGGCTCGGAGGAGCCAGGATCTACACTGTGGAG CTTGCAGGGCTCTGGTGGATGAACTAGAGTGGGAAATTGCCCGGGTGGATCCCAAGAAGACCATTCAGATGGGCTCTTTCCGAATCAATCCAGATGGCAGCCAGTCAGTGGTGGAG GTGCCTTATGCTCGCTCAGAGGCCCACCTCACAGAGCTGCTCGAGGAGGTGTGTGACCGGATGAAGGAGTATGGGGAACAGATAGACCCTTCCACCCACCGCAAGAACTACGTGCGTGTAGTGGGCCGGAATGGAGAATCCAGTGAACTGGATCTACAGGGCATCCGAATTGATTCAGACATCAGCGGCACCCTCAAGTTTGCG TGTGAGAGCATTGTGGAGGAATATGAAGATGAACTCATTGAATTCTTTTCCCGAGAGGCTGACAATGTTAAAGACAAACTTTGTAGTAAGCGAACAG ATCTCTGTGACCATGCCCTGCACATATCGCATGATGAGCTATGA
- the CS gene encoding citrate synthase, mitochondrial, translating into MALLTAAARLFGAKNASCLVLAARHASASSTNLKDILADLIPKEQARIKTFRQQHGKTVVGQITVDMMYGGMRGMKGLVYETSVLDPEEGIRFRGYSIPECQKLLPKAKDGEEPLPEGLFWLLVTGQIPKEEQVSWLSKEWAKRAALPSHVVTMLDNFPTNLHPMSQLSAAITALNSESSFARAYSEGVNRSRYWELIYEDCMDLIAKLPCVAAKIYRNLYREGSSIGAIDSKLDWSHNFTNMLGYTDARFTELMRLYLTIHSDHEGGNVSAHTSHLVGSALSDPYLSFAAAMNGLAGPLHGLANQEVLVWLTQLQKEIGKDVSDEKLRDYIWNTLNSGRVVPGYGHAVLRKTDPRYTCQREFALKHLPHDPMFKLVAQLYKIVPNILLEQGKAKNPWPNVDAHSGVLLQYYGMTEMNYYTVLFGVSRALGVLAQLIWSRALGFPLERPKSMSTEGLIKFVDSKSG; encoded by the exons ATGGCTTTACTCACTGCGGCTGCCCGGCTCTTCGGAGCTAAG AATGCATCCTGTCTGGTTCTTGCTGCCCGGCATGCCAGTGCTTCTTCCACG AATTTGAAAGACATATTGGCCGACCTGATACCTAAGGAGCAGGCCAGAATTAAGACCTTCAGGCAACAACATGGCAAGACAGTGGTGGGCCAAATCACTGTGGACATG ATGTATGGTGGCATGAGAGGCATGAAGGGATTGGTATATGAAACATCAGTTCTTGATCCTGAAGAG GGCATCCGTTTCCGAGGCTACAGTATCCCTGAATGCCAGAAATTGCTGCCCAAGGCTAAGGATGGGGAAGAACCTCTACCAGAGGGTTTATTTTGGCTGCTGGTAACTGGACAAATCCCAAAAGAGGAACAG GTATCTTGGCTTTCAAAGGAGTGGGCAAAGAGGGCAGCTCTGCCTTCCCATGTGGTCACCATGCTGGACAACTTTCCCACAAATCTACACCCCATGTCTCAGCTCAGTGCAGCCATTACAGCCCTCAACAGTGAGAGTAGCTTTGCCCGAGCATATTCAGAGGGTGTCAACCGAAGCAGGTACTGGGAG tTGATTTATGAAGACTGTATGGATCTGATCGCAAAGCTACCTTGTGTTGCAGCAAAGATCTACCGGAATCTCTACCGGGAGGGCAGCAGTATTGGGGCCATTGATTCTAAGCTGGACTGGTCCCACAATTTCACCAACATGTTAGGCTATACTGATGCTCGGTTCACGGAGCTCATGCGCTTGTACCTCACCATCCACAG CGACCATGAGGGTGGCAATGTAAGTGCCCATACCAGCCATTTGGTGGGCAGTGCCCTTTCGGACCCCTACCTGTCCTTTGCAGCTGCCATGAACGGGCTGGCAGGGCCCCTCCATGGACTGGCAAATCAG GAAGTACTTGTTTGGCTGACACAACTACAGAAGGAAATTGGCAAGGATGTGTCAGATGAGAAGTTACGTGACTACATCTGGAACACACTCAACTCAGGACGG GTTGTCCCAGGCTATGGCCATGCAGTGCTAAGGAAGACTGATCCACGATATACCTGTCAACGAGAGTTTGCTCTGAAACACCTGCCTCATGACCCCATGTTTAAGCTGGTTGCTCAGCTGTACAAGATTGTGCCCAATATCCTCCTAGAGCAGGGCAAGGCCAAGAATCCTTGGCCCAATGTAGATGCTCACAGTGGGGTGCTGCTCCAG TACTATGGAATGACGGAGATGAATTACTACACAGTCCTGTTTGGGGTATCGCGGGCACTGGGTGTATTAGCACAACTCATCTGGAGCCGAGCCCTGGGCTTCCCTCTAGAGAGACCCAAGTCCATGAGCACTGAAGGTCTGATAAAGTTTGTGGACTCTAAGTCAGGGTGA